The following are encoded together in the Chanodichthys erythropterus isolate Z2021 chromosome 16, ASM2448905v1, whole genome shotgun sequence genome:
- the adhfe1 gene encoding hydroxyacid-oxoacid transhydrogenase, mitochondrial isoform X1 — MAGGERVAHLMRQLASAACRCPAHSQAYSHTYNRVSAGEAHICERKTDYAFEMACSNIRFGAGVTREIGMDLQNMGARNVCLMTDRTLSQLPPVAAVLDSLTKHGVKYKIFEDVRVEPTDKSFKAAIDFAKKGHFDVYVAVGGGSVIDTCKAANLYASHPEAEFLDFVNAPIGKGKPITATLKPLIAVPTTAGTGSETTGVAIFDFEDMKAKTGIANRALKPTLGMVDPLHTLHMPSRVAANSGFDVLCHALESFTALPYNLRSPCPPNPINRPAYQGSNPISDVWARHALKIVAKYLKRAVCDAGDVEARSSMHLASVFAGIGFGNAGVHLCHGMSYPIAGNVKTHRAKGYNVEHPIVPHGLSVVLTSPAVFTFTANMCPERHLEAAQILGTDVRNVKKEDAGRVLADTLRSFLYDLEVEDGLSAIGYTKEDIPSLVKGTIPQERVTKLSPRAHTEEDLTTLFAASMKLY, encoded by the exons ATGGCAGGCGGTGAGAGAGTCGCTCATCTGATGCGCCAGCTCGCGAGCGCGGC ATGCAGATGTCCCGCTCATTCTCAAGCGTATTCCCACACTTATAACCGAG TTTCTGCAGGTGAGGCTCATATTTGTGAGCGGAAAACAGACTACGCATTTGAA ATGGCTTGTTCAAATATCAGATTTGGAGCAGGAGTTACCAGAGAAATTGGCATG GATTTGCAGAACATGGGAGCACGTAATGTGTGTTTGATGACAGATAGAACCCTGTCTCAGCTGCCGCCTGTTGCAGCAGTGCTGGACTCACTGACAAAACATGGAGTCAAATATAAGATCTTCGAGGACGTGCGAGTAGAACCAACTGACAAAAG CTTTAAAGCAGCGATTGATTTTGCCAAAAAAGGACATTTTGATGTGTATGTTGCTGTGGGCGGAGgctctgtgattgacacctgtAAAGCAGCCAATCTCTATGCATCTCATCCAGAGGCAGAATTTCTAGACTTTGTCAATGCACCAATTGGAAAAGGAAAACCCATCACAGCCACACTGAAGCCACTTATTGCTG TTCCCACAACGGCTGGAACGGGGAGTGAAACCACAGGAGTGGCGATCTTTGACTTTGAGGACATGAAGGCCAAAACTG GTATTGCAAATCGAGCCTTAAAGCCTACTTTAGGAATGGTGGATCCCCTACATACTCTTCACATGCCATCCAGAGTGGCAGCTAACAGCGGGTTTGACGTGCTCTg TCATGCATTAGAGTCATTCACTGCATTGCCGTATAACCTGAGAAGTCCTTGCCCACCCAATCCCATTAATCGCCCCGCTTACCAGGGCAGCAATCCAATCAGTGATGTTTGGGCGAGACACGCTCTCAAGATCGTTGCCAAATACTTGAAACG GGCGGTGTGTGATGCGGGAGATGTGGAGGCTCGCTCCAGCATGCACCTGGCCAGTGTGTTTGCAGGAATTGGCTTTGGAAATGCAGGAGTCCATTTATG TCATGGAATGTCATATCCTATTGCCGGGAATGTCAAAACTCACAGGGCTAAAGGCTACAATGTAGAACATCCTATAGTG CCTCATGGACTCTCTGTAGTTCTTACTTCACCTgctgtttttacttttactgCAAACATGTGTCCTGAGCGCCACCTGGAGGCAGCACAAATACTAG GTACTGATGTGAGGAACGTCAAGAAAGAAGATGCTGGCCGTGTGTTGGCGGACACTCTCAGATCGTTTCTGTATGACCTGGAAGTGGAGGATGGCTTGTCTGCAATTGGCTACACTAAAGAGGACATTCCATCTTTGGTGAAGGGCACCATCCCTCAG GAGAGGGTAACTAAACTGTCTCCTCGAGCTCACACTGAAGAAGATCTGACCACTCTATTTGCTGCATCCATGAAGCTCTACTGA
- the adhfe1 gene encoding hydroxyacid-oxoacid transhydrogenase, mitochondrial isoform X2, producing MFYRCRCPAHSQAYSHTYNRVSAGEAHICERKTDYAFEMACSNIRFGAGVTREIGMDLQNMGARNVCLMTDRTLSQLPPVAAVLDSLTKHGVKYKIFEDVRVEPTDKSFKAAIDFAKKGHFDVYVAVGGGSVIDTCKAANLYASHPEAEFLDFVNAPIGKGKPITATLKPLIAVPTTAGTGSETTGVAIFDFEDMKAKTGIANRALKPTLGMVDPLHTLHMPSRVAANSGFDVLCHALESFTALPYNLRSPCPPNPINRPAYQGSNPISDVWARHALKIVAKYLKRAVCDAGDVEARSSMHLASVFAGIGFGNAGVHLCHGMSYPIAGNVKTHRAKGYNVEHPIVPHGLSVVLTSPAVFTFTANMCPERHLEAAQILGTDVRNVKKEDAGRVLADTLRSFLYDLEVEDGLSAIGYTKEDIPSLVKGTIPQERVTKLSPRAHTEEDLTTLFAASMKLY from the exons ATGTTTTATAGATGCAGATGTCCCGCTCATTCTCAAGCGTATTCCCACACTTATAACCGAG TTTCTGCAGGTGAGGCTCATATTTGTGAGCGGAAAACAGACTACGCATTTGAA ATGGCTTGTTCAAATATCAGATTTGGAGCAGGAGTTACCAGAGAAATTGGCATG GATTTGCAGAACATGGGAGCACGTAATGTGTGTTTGATGACAGATAGAACCCTGTCTCAGCTGCCGCCTGTTGCAGCAGTGCTGGACTCACTGACAAAACATGGAGTCAAATATAAGATCTTCGAGGACGTGCGAGTAGAACCAACTGACAAAAG CTTTAAAGCAGCGATTGATTTTGCCAAAAAAGGACATTTTGATGTGTATGTTGCTGTGGGCGGAGgctctgtgattgacacctgtAAAGCAGCCAATCTCTATGCATCTCATCCAGAGGCAGAATTTCTAGACTTTGTCAATGCACCAATTGGAAAAGGAAAACCCATCACAGCCACACTGAAGCCACTTATTGCTG TTCCCACAACGGCTGGAACGGGGAGTGAAACCACAGGAGTGGCGATCTTTGACTTTGAGGACATGAAGGCCAAAACTG GTATTGCAAATCGAGCCTTAAAGCCTACTTTAGGAATGGTGGATCCCCTACATACTCTTCACATGCCATCCAGAGTGGCAGCTAACAGCGGGTTTGACGTGCTCTg TCATGCATTAGAGTCATTCACTGCATTGCCGTATAACCTGAGAAGTCCTTGCCCACCCAATCCCATTAATCGCCCCGCTTACCAGGGCAGCAATCCAATCAGTGATGTTTGGGCGAGACACGCTCTCAAGATCGTTGCCAAATACTTGAAACG GGCGGTGTGTGATGCGGGAGATGTGGAGGCTCGCTCCAGCATGCACCTGGCCAGTGTGTTTGCAGGAATTGGCTTTGGAAATGCAGGAGTCCATTTATG TCATGGAATGTCATATCCTATTGCCGGGAATGTCAAAACTCACAGGGCTAAAGGCTACAATGTAGAACATCCTATAGTG CCTCATGGACTCTCTGTAGTTCTTACTTCACCTgctgtttttacttttactgCAAACATGTGTCCTGAGCGCCACCTGGAGGCAGCACAAATACTAG GTACTGATGTGAGGAACGTCAAGAAAGAAGATGCTGGCCGTGTGTTGGCGGACACTCTCAGATCGTTTCTGTATGACCTGGAAGTGGAGGATGGCTTGTCTGCAATTGGCTACACTAAAGAGGACATTCCATCTTTGGTGAAGGGCACCATCCCTCAG GAGAGGGTAACTAAACTGTCTCCTCGAGCTCACACTGAAGAAGATCTGACCACTCTATTTGCTGCATCCATGAAGCTCTACTGA